The Anopheles coluzzii chromosome 2, AcolN3, whole genome shotgun sequence genome window below encodes:
- the LOC120952427 gene encoding tRNA modification GTPase GTPBP3, mitochondrial — protein MLTTRLYGAMFVKQFFNTTLRQTVRNSSTIFGLSSGFGKCGVAVIRVSGSASRAIVDKKTRLKSFPAPRRAVLTKIFHGQTNAMIDRGLLLWFPGPQSFTGEDTIEFHVHGGTAIVSAMYDSLATFPDTRIAEPGEFTKRAFYAGKMDLTEVEGLADLIHAETEAQRKQALRQANGQLSCFYNDLRTQLVQAIASIEAYIDFAEDQDVDDNVLSVAVQNIEGVIGQLKAHLNDNRRGERLRNGVRTAIVGAPNVGKSSLINLLSQRNVSIVTSIAGTTRDIVESHYDIGGYPVILGDTAGLRQGTEDVVESEGIARARAYVESADLLLLVVDASRVETVDRLDTYLREYMETLGLDADMMSRALIVLNKCDLLTSGTWERLSAHNNSFSFLSCQTQSGLPELLERLKTRLVQLCGDPSVESPTISQERHRYHLKQCLACLEQFRDYFHETGAPNRDLAIVTHHLRNAVRCIGKITGTVETEEILDVIFSTFCIGK, from the exons ATGTTGACCACTCGCTTGTACGGCGCAATGTTTGTGAAACAGTTTTTTAATACAACGTTACGGCAAACCGTACGAAATAGTTCGACAATCTTTGGCCTATCTTCAG GATTCGGGAAGTGTGGCGTAGCAGTAATAAGAGTGTCCGGCTCAGCCTCACGTGCCATTGTCGACAAAAAAACTCGATTAAAATCGTTTCCGGCACCGAGGCGAGCCGTACTGACAAAAATATTCCACGGTCAAACGAACGCAATGATAGATCGAGGTCTTTTGTTATGGTTCCCAG GCCCTCAAAGCTTTACCGGCGAGGACACGATTGAGTTTCACGTCCACGGAGGCACGGCCATAGTGTCCGCCATGTACGACAGCTTAGCCACATTTCCCGACACCAGAATAGCGGAACCGGGCGAGTTTACCAAACGTGCGTTCTACGCCGGGAAGATGGATCTTACCGAAGTGGAAGGTCTGGCGGATTTGATCCACGCCGAAACGGAAGCGCAGCGGAAGCAAGCACTACGGCAAGCAAATGGGCAGCTGTCGTGCTTTTACAACGATCTGCGCACTCAGCTCGTCCAGGCTATCGCCAGCATCGAAGCGTACATAGACTTTGCCGAAGATCAGGACGTCGATGACAATGTGCTGAGCGTAGCGGTGCAGAACATTGAAGGCGTAATCGGACAGCTGAAAGCCCATCTGAACGACAATAGGCGCGGAGAGCGGCTCCGGAACGGTGTGCGAACGGCCATCGTTGGTGCACCCAATGTGGGCAAAAGTAGCCTGATCAATCTGCTCAGCCAGCGCAACGTGTCGATCGTAACGAGCATCGCCGGCACGACAAGGGACATCGTGGAGTCGCACTACGACATTGGCGGTTATCCAGTGATACTGGGCGACACTGCCGGGCTGCGGCAGGGCACGGAAGATGTGGTAGAAAGTGAAGGCATTGCACGTGCTCGTGCGTATGTAGAAAGTGCCgatctgttgctgttggtggtggacgCTTCACGTGTCGAAACGGTCGACCGATTGGATACTTACCTGCGGGAGTACATGGAAACGCTTGGCCTTGACGCGGATATGATGTCCCGCGCGCTGATAGTGTTGAACAAATGTGACTTACTGACCAGTGGTACATGGGAACGGTTGTCAGCGCATAACAATAGCTTTAGTTTTCTGTCCTGCCAAACGCAGTCCGGTTTGCCGGAGCTTCTCGAGCGCCTTAAAACACGCCTGGTGCAGCTGTGCGGTGATCCGTCGGTCGAAAGTCCAACCATCAGCCAGGAGCGACACCGCTACCATCTGAAGCAGTGTTTGGCGTGCCTGGAGCAGTTCCGAGACTATTTCCACGAAACTGGTGCACCGAACCGGGATCTGGCGATCGTTACGCATCACCTGCGAAATGCGGTGCGTTGCATCGGCAAGATTACGGGCACGGTGGAGACGGAGGAAATACTTGACGTCATATTTAGCACGTTTTGCATTGGGAAAtaa
- the LOC120952649 gene encoding protein ENL — protein sequence MSVKISFEIGHVASVKSRPTAEGYTHDWELFVRGLDGTDISHFVDKVVFNLHESFPKPKRVFKEPPYLVKEAGYAGFILPVEIYFKNRDDPKKTVYNYDLDLTPAKNQREDYVFHSPSDEFRRKLLKGGGSIIPGSGNAGNSASNEYKSSRGGHGGGGGGGTERSSGGSSSQDKKSKSKSSSSVDDTKGQFAELFGSPFPHKSSGGSGGGGGGGGGSKVSPDPKLSSTSKTSPAGGSGSGKAQSGQKSSSDSSRATLPGSSNSSSLSSANVTSKEKDKSSTSSSSSSSKHKHSSPNKEGKKSSNSSSSASMSGTSGLAEEKHSKDKKDKSHSKERDKGSRDKGAANSGSSSAGSGVPNSSSSQSLPGGSSSMKRPVPASPKRSSTSSTNSNNSVSNSSSNPTVPNSGSGAPSGGQSGAKSSDSKRSSTTNEKEKKSSKKEKKSYEKDKERTDSSSSSNQQRKGERNAEPPPKQPANSGAYGSGPTAAGLSKGEGPQPGNTGKSSSSGGGSKGSSASAPTAADTGKEGGKVSVTSSSNRDSSNANSSATGAGYTKDKKQHQNANDSNAVPKPDPAVVQSAKVPEKNDKDREKDDARKHKHKKKDKTKDKEKDRSATGKDKKDRKDKDKPTGGEGPAPTKASYSTPTRELAESSGPGKTKSHANAAASDSTSSKPTGHDREKATSGNLFSSSSATRHGGAPQPSSKSSTPVVEAPGGQGSGGEENSNDSDARTGGGGGENSRAPSTLPPNEKDSEASNSSIADLLPAGGSTSSGHVQRPPSATSSGTTGSNSRTADTSEKYHHHKSKKDKSSKGQGATAATPPVEAKESSSASEPVKKRKRKNKDTDAEKVQKDAPAAAAAAAAEPTTTASSRERRSLSPPSPPASSNSLMEPPTKIPKKEEHHAAAGGGKASSGQDPLDHSLNNNNNNNNNFKQSIGGGGGGAGPAAPEDNGTSSFGGTAASSNHGGSGSAGGGGGGTGSSNVSLTGDYMLELKDLQHKIMTLQDNTELQRVVEMIAATGCYEITSATFDFDLCALDVMTVRRLQDFFATS from the exons ATGTCGGTGAAGATCTCGTTCGAAATCGGGCATGTGGCCTCGGTCAAGAGCCGCCCGACGGCGGAAGGCTATACGCACGACTGGGAGCTGTTCGTGCGCGGCCTGGACGGTACCGATATCAGCCACTTTGTCGACAAGGTGGTCTTCAATCTGCACGAATCCTTCCCCAAACCGAAACGAG TGTTTAAAGAACCGCCCTATCTGGTGAAGGAAGCCGGGTACGCCGGTTTCATACTGCCCGTTGagatttatttcaaaaatcgGGACGACCCCAAAAAGACCGTGTACAACTACGATCTCGATCTGACGCCGGCAAAAAATCAGCGCGAAGATTACGTGTTCCACAGCCCGTCGGATGAGTTCCGGCGGAAGCTGCTGAAGGGTGGCGGTTCGATCATACCCGGGAGCGGCAACGCCGGCAACAGCGCCAGCAACGAGTACAAAAGCAGTCGCGGTGGgcatggcggcggcggtggcggcgggaCCGAGCGCTCTTCCGGTGGCAGCTCCTCCCAGGACAAGAAATCCAAATCGAAATCGTCCTCCTCGGTGGACGATACGAAGGGACAGTTTGCGGAGCTGTTCGGTTCACCGTTTCCGCACAAATCGagcggtggcagcggtggtggtggtggtggtggtggcggcagcAAGGTATCGCCGGACCCGAAACTGTCCTCCACCAGCAAGACGTCACCGGCGGGCGGGTCCGGCAGTGGCAAAGCACAGTCGGGCCAGAAATCATCGTCCGATTCGTCGCGAGCGACCCTTCCCGGCTCTTCCAACTCGTCGTCGCTGTCGTCGGCAAACGTCACGTCGAAGGAGAAGGACAAatcctccacctcctcctcgtcgtcctcctccaaGCACAAACACTCGAGCCCGAACAAGGAGGGCAAAAAGTCGTCCAACTCATCGTCCTCTGCCTCAATGTCTGGCACGAGCGGGCTGGCGGAGGAAAAGCACAGCAAAGATAAGAAGGACAAAAGTCACTCGAAAGAGCGCGACAAAGGTAGCAGGGATAAGGGTGCAGCGAACAGCGGCAGCTCTAGCGCTGGCAGTGGAGTtccgaacagcagcagctcgcaaTCCCTGCCCGGCGGGTCCTCCTCGATGAAGCGGCCGGTCCCGGCCAGCCCCAAGCGATCGAGCACAAGCAGCACGAATAGCAATAATAGTGTaagcaacagcagtagcaatCCTACAGTTCCTAACAGCGGCAGCGGTGCTCCGAGCGGCGGCCAGTCCGGGGCTAAAAGCTCGGACAGCAAGCGGAGCAGCACAACCAacgagaaggagaagaagagtagcaaaaaggagaagaaaagctACGAGAAGGATAAGGAGCGGACGgactcctcttcctcctcgaACCAGCAGCGAAAGGGCGAACGAAACGCGGAACCGCCGCCGAAGCAGCCCGCCAACAGCGGTGCGTACGGTTCTGGACCAACCGCCGCCGGTTTGTCGAAAGGGGAAGGCCCTCAGCCGGGAAACACCGGGAAATCTTCTTCGTCTGGCGGAGGTAGCAAGGGCAGCTCTGCCAGCGCGCCAACCGCGGCTGACACGGGCAAAGAAGGAGGAAAGGTATCAGTGACGTCTTCTTCGAATCGAGACTCGTCGAACGCAAATTCCTCCGCCACCGGTGCCGGCTACACGAAGGacaaaaaacagcaccaaAATGCGAATGATTCGAATGCGGTCCCGAAGCCGGACCCGGCGGTGGTGCAGTCGGCAAAGGTGCCCGAAAAGAATGACAAGGACCGGGAGAAGGACGACGCGCGAAAGCACAAGCATaagaaaaaggacaaaacGAAAGACAAGGAAAAGGATCGATCGGCTACCGGGAAGGACAAGAAGGACCGGAAAGACAAGGACAAACCAACGGGCGGTGAGGGGCCGGCCCCGACAAAGGCCAGCTACTCGACACCGACGCGCGAGCTTGCGGAAAGCAGTGGACCGGGCAAGACAAAATCGCACGCAAACGCCGCCGCCAGTGACTCGACCTCCAGCAAACCGACCGGGCACGATCGGGAGAAGGCCACCTCGGGCAATCTTTTCTCGAGCTCATCGGCAACGCGCCACGGTGGTGCGCCACAGCCGTCGTCCAAGTCGAGCACACCGGTGGTGGAAGCTCCCGGTGGACAGGGCAGTGGCGGCGAGGAGAACTCGAACGATTCGGATGCTCGTACCGGTGGTGGGGGTGGCGAAAACAGTCGTGCACCCTCGACGCTGCCGCCGAACGAGAAGGACTCGGAAGCGTCCAACAGCAGTATCGCCGACCTGCTACCGGCTGGCGGCAGCACCTCGTCCGGCCACGTGCAAAGGCCCCCGTCGGCGACATCGTCCGGTACGACCGGATCGAACAGCCGGACGGCCGATACGAGCGAAAAGTATCACCACCACAAGAGCAAAAAGGACAAATCCTCCAAGGGACAGGGGGCGACAGCTGCAACGCCGCCGGTAGAGGCGAAGGAAAGTTCCAGCGCGAGCGAGCCGGTGAAGAAGCGGAAGCGCAAGAACAAAGACACCGACGCGGAAAAGGTTCAGAAGGATGcaccggcggcagcagcagcagcagcagcagagcctACTACGACTGCATCGTCCCGAGAGCGGCGCAGCCTTTCGCCTCCTTCTCCGCCCGCATCCTCCAACAGCCTAATGGAGCCGCCGACAAAGATACCAAAGAAGGAGGAACACCATGCCGCGGCAGGCGGCGGCAAAGCGTCGTCGGGCCAGGATCCGCTCGACCATTCACtgaacaataacaacaataacaacaacaacttcaaGCAATCGATAGGCGGCGGCGGGGGTGGTGCCGGCCCGGCTGCACCCGAGGACAACGGTACCAGCTCGTTCGGTGGTACCGCCGCGTCCAGCAATCACGGGGGCAGTGGctctgccggtggtggtggtggtggtacgggCTCGAGCAACGTCTCGCTTACAGGGGACTATATGCTCGAGCTGAAGGACCTGCAGCACAAAATTATGACGCTGCAGGACAACACGGAACTGCAGCGGGTGGTGGAGATGATCGCGGCAACCGGATGTTACGAGATTACGAGTGCCACGTTTGATTTCGATCTGTGCGCGTTGGACGTTATGACGGTGCGAAGGTTGCAGGACTTTTTCGCCACCTCCTGA
- the LOC120952652 gene encoding uncharacterized protein LOC120952652, with translation MAARATPHQTDVSRPPPQIDDSFPHPTLLEQLRVADEHCVQQFLACVPSANTPHESKPSPSPMPVNIGTYREELREALRVLQTLHHSMLVLEELKEDDPNWKEEVQRAEQLKSLLVDSLLPLEDANRKEQLAHKLTIRQKKRAWQKRRNERLKANRTAQQASRVERLREIATWQADWQERLNQERIAREELQMKTHILTDVRRRKARAKRVLGRFEKSLRLRQQRQRSKPTIDPELEESFRKRMDTLVTEWSGKLNECVKEEKRLKDELTRQTVGNAGRRRENRWRKVLFGSAAQSALAAGRRTNKEDLWQELVTVRRAWDKFCLPFEPNNSANNAGGSVAPSTWVLPPEQPLPVWGVYRDGGQQIKHGKESHRYPARSSV, from the coding sequence ATGGCTGCACGTGCCACGCCGCACCAGACGGACGTATCGAGACCTCCTCCTCAAATAGATGATTCCTTCCCACATCCCACACTGTTGGAACAGTTGCGAGTAGCCGATGAGCACTGTGTGCAACAGTTTCTAGCTTGCGTACCAAGCGCAAATACGCCCCATGAGAGTAAACCCAGTCCCTCGCCCATGCCGGTCAATATTGGCACCTACCGGGAAGAACTACGTGAAGCATTGCGCGTTTTGCAAACTCTGCACCATTCAATGTTGGTTCTGGAGGAGCTAAAAGAGGACGATCCAAACTGGAAGGAAGAAGTCCAGCGTGCGGAACAGCTGAAATCACTTCTTGTGGATTCTCTACTACCACTGGAAGATGCAAATAGAAAGGAACAACTAGCGCACAAGCTTACCATCCGGCAAAAGAAGCGAGCATGGCAAAAACGACGTAACGAGCGCCTCAAAGCGAATCGAACAGCTCAGCAAGCGTCTCGCGTGGAACGCCTTCGGGAAATTGCAACCTGGCAAGCGGACTGGCAGGAACGTCTCAACCAGGAACGCATCGCCCGGGAAGAGCTACAGATGAAAACGCACATCCTAACCGACGTCCGGCGTCGAAAGGCTCGCGCTAAACGAGTGTTGGGTCGGTTCGAAAAATCCCTTCGGCTGCGCCAACAACGCCAGCGCAGCAAACCCACGATCGATCCCGAGCTGGAAGAAAGCTTCCGAAAGCGCATGGACACACTCGTCACCGAGTGGAGCGGCAAGCTGAACGAGTGCGTTAAGGAGGAAAAACGATTAAAGGATGAGCTAACCCGCCAGACCGTCGGTAATGCGGGCCGGCGCCGGGAAAACCGTTGGCGCAAGGTTTTGTTCGGTTCTGCTGCACAAAGTGCGCTAGCAGCGGGCCGCCGAACTAATAAGGAAGATTTGTGGCAAGAGCTCGTCACGGTACGCCGAGCATGGGATAAGTTTTGTTTGCCCTTTGAACCGAACAACAGTGCGAACAATGCTGGTGGCAGTGTTGCTCCTTCCACGTGGGTTCTTCCACCGGAGCAGCCACTCCCCGTGTGGGGTGTGTATCGGGATGGGGGGCAGCAAATCAAACATGGGAAAGAGAGCCATCGATACCCCGCCCGCAGCAGTGTTTGA
- the LOC120952655 gene encoding tubulin-specific chaperone A: MSDPRLRQLTIKTGVVKRLSKEKVVYEKEVVTQQNRIDKLKASGSDDHVLRKQEEVLQESMMMIPDCQRRLAKAHEELSEMIKNEEELKETEQYQAAVAALEDAKVNLPQKITA; this comes from the exons ATGTCTGATCCTCGCCTGCGCCAGCTAACCATCAAAACAGGTGTTGTGAAGCGTCTGTCCAAGGAAAAGGTCGTGTACGAGAAGGAAGTTGTAACGCAGCAGAACCGCATCGACAAACTGAAAGCATCCGGCTCGGACGACCATGTGCTGCGCAAGCAGGAAGAGGTGCTGCAGGAATCCATGATGATGATTCCGGACTGCCAGCGACG TTTGGCTAAAGCGCACGAAGAGCTGTCGGAAATGATCAAAAACGAGGAGGAGCTGAAGGAAACGGAACAATATCAAGCGGCCGTTGCTGCGCTGGAAGATGCCAAAGTAAATTTGCCGCAAAAGATCACTGCATAA